In Acidisarcina polymorpha, the DNA window GATGACAGCCCGCTTCAGGAACGGCTGCGGGAACTGGCGCGGGAGCATCCGCGCTTTGGCTACCGGCGTCTGCATTTGTACTTGCATGAGGAGATGGGCGTGAACCACAAGAAGGTGCAGCGCGTGTATCGCGAGCTGGGTCTTACCGTGAAGCGGACACGGCGCAAGCATCTGCGGCGGACGCTTCAGCCACGGCCCGTGCTGACGGTGCCCAACCAGGAGTGGGCTCTGGACTTTGCCAGCGACGTTACGGCGGCGGGCCAGCGCATCCGCGTCTTGGGTGTCCTCGACAGCTTCACCCGGCAGTGTCTGGCGTTGGAGGTCGCTACCAGCTTCCCCAGCCGGCGCGTCACCCGCGTGCTCGAACGGGCGATCGCGGCATACGGAAAGCCGCAATCGATTCGCAGTGACAATGGACCCGAACTAACCTCTCGCCACTACCTGGCGTGGGCCATCGAATGGAAGATCGATCTGCTGCACATCCAGCCGGGCAAGCCGACGCAGAACGGAGCCATGGAGAGCTTCAACGGAAAGCTGCGCGACGAATGCCTCAACACAAGCTGGTTCTGGAACCTGTTCGATGCCAGGAGGAAGATCACGGCTTGGAGGACGGAATATAACTCGCGCCGCCCCCACAGCTCGCTTGGCTACAGAACGCCGGACGAGTTCGCGCGGCAGTGGCAGGCTGCTTCGCTTTCAGAAGCAAAGAGTATGGCTGTGGACCAGCCGTATCAAGGCGACCCTGACGGGCTCCGCTTCGCTCCGGCCCTGACACGGCTGCTCCACAGCCAAGAGATCTCTACCTAAGAAAGAAAAGCAGAAAAATGTGAGTTATGATTTCGTACACCAAACTGGACGAAGAATGGGGGCAGGTCACAACGACTGCTTGAGTTCCTAAGGGAAAAGATCGATCCGACTGACAAGGATTGCAAGTTTCGGGCCTCGCTGGTCGAAATTTTAGCGCTTGCACCGCTTTCCAATGACGACTGGAAGGCAATTGACTTTAGCCGTCCGGCGATGGAATGGCCAAAATTCGTAGAGATAACCAAGAGTCTCATTCTCCAGTATGCGAGAGTGCTGGACATCGCGCCGGCGGGCGTAGAGGCTGACTATCTGGTCTGGGAAGCCATCGATGTGGCAAAAACCTACGGCGATCCCACGACGGAACCGGACATCGAACACCTTTGCATCGCCATCCTGATGATGGAGGGGCTGGCATCCGATATTGTAAGTGCAAACTGGGATGGTCTGGTCGAGAAAGCTGTTGAACAGCTGGCGGGCGGTCTGCCAGTCCTCCGTGTATGCGTCCTTGACGAAGACACCAGGACCGACGGACAAAGAGGGAACCTCTACAAATTCCATGGCTGCGCCGTGCTGGCCGCGCGAGACGAAGCGACGTATCGGCCGAAGCTTGTCGGACGCGCTTCACAGATCAATGGATGGGCGAACCAACGAAGTAATGAGGTCATGCTCTCCAAGCTGATCGAGATTGTCACAACTAAGCCTACATTGATGCTGGGCCTGTCGGCGCAAGACAGTAACATTCAAGGCGTCTTTGTGGCCGCCCAAAACCGAATGGCGTGGCCCTGGCCTTCTCATCCGCCAGCCTTCGTTTTTTCCAACGACAAACTCGGCCCAGACCATAAGACGCTGCTCCAGAACGTCTACAAAGACGCATATAGCGCCGCAAACCGTGAGCCAATCGAACTGTCAGCCCTGCTTCGAGCTTACGGAAAGTCCCTGCTACCAGCCCTCTGCCTTCATGTGGCCGCCACGAAGCTGTGCAGGCTCATCGATTTGCTCTTTGAGCACTTTTCCCAGCTGGAACGGGCGAAACTACATGCGGGAGTGACTGCCCTCCGCAACCAGGTTGCCGCAACCGCAGTGACCCTGGGCAAAGAGCCCTTTGTGCGCTCAATGATTAGCTTTTCCGGACGGACGATGTCACTGTTCCTTGCCGGAAAGGAGCCACATTCCGTCGGGCCGCAATATCGGCCGATCTCAGTGACCCCTGTGCAACACCTTAAAGCCGATCCATTTCTCACTATTTCAGGCACGAAAGAACTCTCGGTTGGCATTGGCCTTTTCGGTATCTGTGTCCTCGGCGCAGGCTGGACGGCAGAGGGACCTGCGGCCGGGACAGTCCGGCCTGGTGCGTTTCAAGTCCGGACAGGTACAACGGTTCTTCAAGTGTTTTTTGCTGCGAGTGCGCAAAGCGCCGAGCAACTCGTTGGCAACAGCTTGGTCGGTCTCACAGACGAGGCCATCGTTATCCATAGCCATGCAATACCCTCGCCGATGGCCCGCGCGGCCCGGCGGGCGCCGGGAAGGACGGGACTACCTGGTCTGCAGGAAGTGAGCATCGCCAAAGTATGTGAAGGCATCACCAATGCCGACGACTTGGTTCGAAGGTTTCGGGAAGAGGTAGCGCTATGACCGCCACAACTCCGGTAGAACGGGTCGCCGAGATCCTCGAAAACGTGAACTACAGACGAATACCAGTTCCTGTCACCATCGGCGGTATTGAATTTACATTTCCTGCTCTCTTCGTCGGGACTGGACTATCCCAGGACCTCATCGTGGTGGTCGACGGAACGGTCGAAAAAGAAGAACGGATACTGCAAAAGATCGAAGGCCTCGCTCGTGTATTGGATCGGTTGCGATCACGTCGTCCTTTGACAACGGTCGTTGTCGGTCGACGTCCTTCGAGTGCA includes these proteins:
- a CDS encoding IS3 family transposase (programmed frameshift), coding for MSKSRHTEAQIITALKQVEAGRTAEDVAREQGVSKHTIYAWKAKYGGMEVSEAEEVKHLRDENSRLKKLVADLSLDKDMLQSVIKKKLPGLVERRAEVRRLLAEFKASERQVCELMAVPRSSGRYRSQRDDSPLQERLRELAREHPRFGYRRLHLYLHEEMGVNHKKVQRVYRELGLTVKRTRRKHLRRTLQPRPVLTVPNQEWALDFASDVTAAGQRIRVLGVLDSFTRQCLALEVATSFPSRRVTRVLERAIAAYGKPQSIRSDNGPELTSRHYLAWAIEWKIDLLHIQPGKPTQNGAMESFNGKLRDECLNTSWFWNLFDARRKITAWRTEYNSRRPHSSLGYRTPDEFARQWQAASLSEAKSMAVDQPYQGDPDGLRFAPALTRLLHSQEIST
- a CDS encoding SIR2 family protein, translated to MEWPKFVEITKSLILQYARVLDIAPAGVEADYLVWEAIDVAKTYGDPTTEPDIEHLCIAILMMEGLASDIVSANWDGLVEKAVEQLAGGLPVLRVCVLDEDTRTDGQRGNLYKFHGCAVLAARDEATYRPKLVGRASQINGWANQRSNEVMLSKLIEIVTTKPTLMLGLSAQDSNIQGVFVAAQNRMAWPWPSHPPAFVFSNDKLGPDHKTLLQNVYKDAYSAANREPIELSALLRAYGKSLLPALCLHVAATKLCRLIDLLFEHFSQLERAKLHAGVTALRNQVAATAVTLGKEPFVRSMISFSGRTMSLFLAGKEPHSVGPQYRPISVTPVQHLKADPFLTISGTKELSVGIGLFGICVLGAGWTAEGPAAGTVRPGAFQVRTGTTVLQVFFAASAQSAEQLVGNSLVGLTDEAIVIHSHAIPSPMARAARRAPGRTGLPGLQEVSIAKVCEGITNADDLVRRFREEVAL